Proteins encoded in a region of the Vitis riparia cultivar Riparia Gloire de Montpellier isolate 1030 chromosome 7, EGFV_Vit.rip_1.0, whole genome shotgun sequence genome:
- the LOC117919096 gene encoding chaperone protein dnaJ 20, chloroplastic-like yields the protein MLKPSPNHLIFNTNLPKPAFSLKTPSGYFTTRAKTAINSSHNLYLTEEASESFYCLLGVSEAATLSEIKQAYKQLVLKYHPDVSPPDSAKEFTRMFIRIQEAYETLSDPRTRALYDSDLTKGLHLAFSAQNLYRSHQPGMDMSGDWKSRWQAQLGELERKSASKNSNDNKSWAARVRMQRSKSSI from the exons ATGCTTAAGCCCAGTCCAAATCACCTCATCTTCAACACCAACCTCCCAAAACCGGCGTTTTCTCTCAAAACTCCATCTGGGTATTTCACAACCAGGGCCAAGACAGCCATTAACAGCAGCCACAATCTGTATCTGACAGAAGAGGCCTCAGAGAGTTTCTACTGTTTGTTGGGCGTTTCAGAGGCTGCAACACTCTCAGAAATCAAGCAGGCTTATAAACAACTAGTCCTCAAGTACCACCCAGATGTGTCTCCACCTGACTCTGCCAAGGAGTTCACCAGGATGTTCATTCGGATCCAGGAGGCCTATGAGACGTTGTCTGACCCAAGGACTAGAGCTTTGTATGACAGTGATTTGACCAAGGGTTTACATCTGGCTTTCTCCGCTCAAAATCTATACCGGTCTCATCAACCA GGAATGGATATGAGTGGAGATTGGAAAAGCAGATGGCAAGCACAGCTCGGAGAGTTGGAGAGGAAGAGCGCAAGTAAGAATTCAAACGATAACAAGTCATGGGCAGCAAGAGTCCGCATGCAAAGAAGTAAATCAAGTATCTAA